From one Methylomonas paludis genomic stretch:
- a CDS encoding lipopolysaccharide biosynthesis protein: MSATAYSHQALKKSGLQFLVGKLSSSLLTIGILVWLVRLLDIAEYGYYVTFVAGLEFALAVIAFGLPWLTSRYIPEYRLHAQGAQLLKFVCRILLCIVLSSSLGSLALYFTMPWLLPLLDMSSLLELARLYLLVLVMEGLRRNLQECILEPLLQQGYAQFSQVIRSIVLLLVMAGILLYQGKVTLYDAILAEFAGTVVGSISALYGLIVFLRKNRHQPGKEGWQQPHWVTIWQTALHMYLSHLITMLCSRQVYIFLIQRFLGVEATAIFGFLFNLYGQICRYLPSHLLFSLIRPKLIASYVSDEGSIQQLNANANLVGKISLFVLLPILAYIWLTGTELLELLSGGKVKASGWYFACLLLTLIPLSQRPILQTVLVACHKSSVCTWASLVSICTLPLAYWLLISNFGMWSVIIAMICSETLYNSILVISITYSADYKTDLTGNLRLFATAISTYLLCAAAKILWLSAPQLTQENFQAWRQAPTPPDLNYLSGLLNTAPANPWLYLLVTAILVAGLFLFIGYLIKPFQAVERAKINKALHRNIFVW, from the coding sequence ATGAGCGCAACAGCCTATTCCCATCAAGCCTTAAAAAAATCCGGTCTGCAGTTCCTGGTCGGCAAACTCAGCTCATCATTGCTCACCATCGGTATCCTGGTCTGGTTGGTGAGGTTGCTGGACATAGCCGAATACGGTTATTACGTGACCTTTGTCGCCGGATTGGAATTTGCCCTGGCCGTGATCGCCTTTGGTTTACCCTGGTTGACTTCGCGCTATATCCCGGAATACCGGCTGCATGCCCAAGGTGCTCAACTGCTTAAATTTGTCTGCCGGATCCTACTCTGTATCGTCTTGTCCAGCAGTTTGGGATCGCTGGCCCTGTATTTCACCATGCCCTGGTTATTGCCCTTGCTGGATATGAGCAGTCTGCTGGAACTGGCCAGGCTATATCTGCTGGTTTTAGTCATGGAGGGCTTGCGCCGCAATTTGCAGGAATGTATTCTCGAACCCCTGCTGCAACAAGGCTATGCCCAATTCAGTCAAGTGATCCGCAGCATCGTGTTATTGCTGGTCATGGCCGGTATTCTGCTTTACCAGGGCAAGGTCACCCTGTATGACGCCATACTGGCCGAATTTGCCGGCACAGTAGTGGGCAGCATCAGCGCCCTCTATGGCCTGATCGTGTTTTTGCGTAAAAATCGCCACCAGCCCGGCAAGGAAGGTTGGCAGCAGCCGCACTGGGTGACAATCTGGCAAACCGCTTTGCACATGTACTTAAGCCATCTGATCACCATGCTCTGCAGCCGTCAGGTCTATATCTTTCTGATTCAACGCTTTTTAGGCGTAGAAGCCACCGCCATATTCGGTTTCCTATTCAATCTATATGGTCAGATTTGCCGTTATCTGCCTTCCCATCTGTTATTCAGCCTGATCCGCCCCAAGCTTATCGCCTCATATGTCAGTGATGAAGGCAGCATTCAGCAATTAAACGCTAACGCCAATCTGGTCGGTAAAATCAGTTTGTTTGTACTGTTACCTATCCTGGCCTATATCTGGCTCACCGGTACCGAATTACTGGAACTGCTCAGTGGCGGCAAAGTCAAAGCCTCCGGCTGGTATTTTGCCTGTTTACTGTTGACCCTGATCCCATTGAGTCAGCGGCCTATCCTGCAAACCGTGCTGGTAGCCTGCCACAAAAGCAGCGTCTGTACCTGGGCCAGTCTGGTGTCCATCTGCACCCTGCCGCTGGCTTATTGGCTGCTGATATCCAATTTCGGCATGTGGAGCGTGATTATCGCCATGATCTGCTCCGAAACCTTGTACAACAGCATCCTGGTGATCAGCATCACATACAGTGCCGATTACAAAACCGACCTGACCGGCAACCTTAGACTGTTTGCCACCGCCATTTCTACTTACCTGTTATGCGCCGCAGCCAAAATCCTTTGGCTCAGCGCCCCGCAACTCACTCAGGAAAACTTCCAGGCCTGGCGGCAAGCCCCCACACCGCCGGATCTGAATTATCTGTCCGGCCTGCTTAACACCGCACCGGCCAACCCCTGGTTATACCTGCTGGTCACCGCTATTCTGGTCGCCGGTTTGTTTTTATTCATAGGCTATTTGATCAAACCGTTTCAGGCCGTAGAGCGGGCAAAAATCAACAAAGCCCTGCATCGCAACATTTTTGTCTGGTAA
- a CDS encoding glycosyltransferase family 4 protein — protein MIAIVSPQFYGVHGIARYLDSFLANLPADHPPIYMITGDEFHSPRAYPGVEIIDIPFSTTRYSLFTWGWAVRKLLLQLHRDNKIQWVNFHFPPLIPGLLLPKSIPMLLTAHTTYLGMSGRFYKEQLFQSQWSNLSLAVKSWMERRIFASAQKVITLTEQGRQEVLAYGYKGPIAVIPNGADINLFTPGDSVGKDIDVLFCGRIERRKGSRPLVELCKLLVQKQPDIKIVIVGYGDDDAWVNQNLGAYPDNITLAGKTPFSEMINYYQRSKVYASTSYYEGLPGTCLEAMAMQLPVAVWKFLFYEGIVISGETGLYAEPNDYEALAQQVLYLLANPETAAAMGKQGRQLIQEQYCWTKLAKDILSNYC, from the coding sequence ATGATTGCTATAGTTTCCCCTCAGTTTTATGGTGTACACGGCATAGCCCGATACCTGGATTCATTCCTGGCCAATCTGCCTGCCGACCATCCGCCCATCTACATGATCACCGGTGACGAGTTTCATAGTCCGCGCGCCTATCCGGGGGTAGAAATTATTGATATCCCATTTTCCACCACCCGTTATAGTCTGTTCACTTGGGGCTGGGCCGTGCGCAAACTGCTGCTGCAACTACATCGCGACAACAAAATTCAATGGGTCAACTTCCACTTCCCGCCCTTGATACCCGGCTTGCTGCTGCCCAAAAGCATCCCCATGCTGCTTACCGCCCACACCACCTATCTGGGCATGTCGGGCCGTTTTTATAAAGAACAGCTGTTCCAGAGCCAATGGAGCAATCTGTCCCTGGCCGTCAAATCCTGGATGGAGCGGCGCATTTTTGCCTCCGCGCAAAAAGTCATTACCTTAACTGAACAAGGCCGCCAGGAAGTCCTGGCTTACGGCTACAAAGGCCCGATAGCCGTGATTCCCAATGGTGCGGACATCAATCTGTTTACCCCGGGCGACAGTGTAGGCAAAGATATCGATGTACTGTTTTGCGGCCGCATCGAGCGGCGTAAAGGCAGCCGGCCCCTGGTTGAATTGTGCAAACTACTGGTCCAAAAACAGCCCGATATCAAAATCGTCATCGTCGGCTATGGTGACGACGATGCCTGGGTCAACCAGAATTTGGGCGCTTATCCGGATAATATTACCCTGGCCGGTAAAACCCCGTTTAGCGAAATGATCAATTATTACCAACGCAGCAAAGTTTACGCCTCCACCTCCTATTACGAAGGCCTGCCCGGTACCTGTCTGGAAGCAATGGCCATGCAACTGCCGGTAGCGGTATGGAAATTTCTGTTTTACGAAGGCATCGTCATCAGCGGAGAAACCGGCTTATACGCCGAACCCAATGATTATGAAGCCTTAGCGCAACAAGTTCTGTATTTGCTGGCCAATCCGGAAACCGCAGCAGCAATGGGCAAACAGGGCCGGCAGCTGATTCAGGAACAATACTGCTGGACTAAACTGGCAAAAGATATTCTCAGCAACTACTGCTAA
- a CDS encoding UbiA family prenyltransferase, producing MMTESNSRSSESVPKKNATIADYLAIARFDHSTKHIFIIPGIVFAYILRGIHTESVATQIVLGLITAICIASANYVINEWLDRDFDKYHPTKSQRSAVLRDLRGEIVVLEWLIFLVIGLGCAYLSSKNMFLIAAIFALQGVVYNVPPLRMKDKTYLDVISESINNPLRLMIGWAMIDATTLPPASILLSYYLGGAFLMSAKRLSEYREIMALHGKQLLSQYRASFAGYSDISLTVSCFLYAMLSSFFLAIFLIKYRIEYILLMPLISIFFSQYLALAMHPESSAQKPEKLFRERGLMIMLLILIASFIVTTLVDIPILKTLTEQQYIVFE from the coding sequence ATGATGACAGAGTCAAATAGCCGAAGCAGTGAAAGTGTACCCAAGAAAAACGCCACCATTGCCGATTATTTGGCAATTGCGCGCTTCGATCACAGCACTAAACACATCTTCATCATTCCAGGCATCGTGTTTGCGTATATTCTGCGCGGCATACACACCGAATCCGTAGCCACCCAAATTGTCCTTGGCTTGATAACAGCAATCTGCATCGCCTCTGCCAACTACGTCATTAACGAATGGCTAGACCGGGATTTCGACAAATACCATCCGACCAAGTCGCAACGTTCCGCCGTACTGCGCGACTTACGTGGCGAGATTGTAGTGCTTGAGTGGCTGATTTTCCTGGTCATCGGCCTGGGTTGTGCCTATTTGTCCAGCAAAAATATGTTTCTGATTGCCGCCATCTTTGCCTTGCAGGGTGTGGTGTACAACGTCCCGCCGTTGCGCATGAAGGATAAAACCTATCTGGACGTAATATCGGAGTCCATCAACAACCCGCTACGCCTGATGATAGGCTGGGCCATGATCGACGCCACAACCCTGCCGCCCGCCTCTATCCTGCTCTCCTATTATCTGGGCGGGGCATTTCTGATGTCGGCCAAAAGACTGTCCGAGTACCGCGAAATCATGGCCTTACACGGCAAGCAACTGCTAAGTCAATATCGGGCCAGCTTCGCCGGGTACAGCGATATTTCCCTGACCGTATCCTGTTTCCTGTATGCCATGCTGTCCAGCTTTTTCCTGGCGATATTCCTGATCAAATACCGGATTGAATATATCCTGCTGATGCCCTTGATATCAATTTTCTTCAGCCAGTATCTGGCATTGGCCATGCATCCAGAATCTTCAGCCCAGAAACCCGAAAAGCTGTTCCGTGAGCGCGGCCTGATGATCATGCTGCTCATACTGATTGCATCGTTCATAGTCACCACCCTGGTCGACATCCCCATCCTCAAGACCCTTACTGAACAGCAGTACATCGTTTTCGAATGA
- a CDS encoding HAD family hydrolase, which yields MTVPQNIHPADWSGIDLVVFDVDGTLYDQRPLRIRMARDMAFHTILRRDLSVLSVIRTYRHLREGMGEQEIVNFEAFLIAQTAAATGSPQPKVLEIITEWIEQRPLPYLSACRYPGLLELFAGLKRQGKTIGVFSDYPAHAKLAALGLSADIVVSAGDDGIGLLKPHPRGLEFLITQAGATAATTVLIGDRSERDGLAARRAEVRSLIRSSKPIQDWQTFTSYTDPLFAPLLSG from the coding sequence ATGACAGTTCCACAAAATATTCATCCGGCCGACTGGAGCGGTATCGATCTGGTTGTGTTTGATGTTGATGGTACCCTGTACGATCAACGCCCGCTGCGAATACGCATGGCTCGCGATATGGCGTTTCACACCATTCTGCGTCGGGATCTGAGTGTGCTGTCAGTGATCAGGACTTATCGCCACCTCCGCGAAGGCATGGGCGAACAGGAAATCGTCAACTTCGAAGCCTTCCTGATCGCCCAAACCGCCGCCGCCACAGGCAGCCCGCAGCCAAAAGTGCTGGAGATCATTACCGAATGGATAGAGCAAAGGCCGCTGCCCTATCTCAGCGCCTGCCGTTACCCCGGCTTGCTTGAACTGTTTGCCGGATTGAAACGCCAGGGCAAAACCATAGGCGTGTTTTCCGATTACCCTGCTCATGCCAAACTTGCCGCACTCGGGCTCAGCGCCGATATCGTTGTCAGTGCCGGAGATGACGGCATTGGGCTGCTTAAGCCGCACCCGCGTGGTCTGGAATTTCTGATTACCCAAGCGGGAGCCACAGCGGCAACCACAGTGCTGATCGGCGATCGCAGCGAACGGGACGGCCTTGCCGCCCGGCGGGCGGAGGTGCGCTCCCTGATCCGGTCGTCTAAGCCCATCCAGGATTGGCAGACATTTACCAGCTACACTGATCCCCTGTTTGCGCCACTGCTGTCGGGCTGA
- a CDS encoding GtrA family protein, whose product MKISPAFRVFIRYVIGGGLATLIHLLVLAFLVEIYRFNPSLATSLGFCIGTVFNYLFQYHLTFRAKGSHAQVFLRYIIVTVLMMGVNAALFWALTQRASMPYIYAQMLATIVIMFCNFAINRLYTFSHIEHEGKIMNTIKKYRIWLIFLLAFVLRLTVFLLFRPWDIQVQTESILTGDSPLYHSLAQCIVDHFSFCGDTFRTPGYPFFIAVFYQLFGTKPWVVLFAQIFVDLVTLYYVFKIGELLFSSRVGIIAAALFAIDANAIIWAANLYSESLYDALLAAALYYYLYALKLGKGRSFLSAGLLLALTALVKPVSQYYFVILLGCALVWPTKNLLLRTKYALLFGLAFVITISPWLYRNYTLYDTVKLSSVQGENLLFWQVVYARAKETHQPAEVITAAYLAQAQALGYSGYYGHSETGSRNPFVSEAIAQHIAVEYIKTHPQLYASSLISGVLHTYANLGTADIIKRLGLPPTHLPGEAMFATESQFQLIATFFQSKSLPEIVAGMIVLVLLLVNYTTFLMGSYTLFRQRRLAILALFSVSIAYFTATGGTIGLARFRLPITPLYLLIGAVYIDQKWRQK is encoded by the coding sequence ATGAAAATCAGCCCAGCTTTCCGCGTCTTTATCCGCTATGTTATTGGTGGCGGGCTGGCCACCCTCATCCATCTGCTGGTGCTGGCGTTCCTGGTTGAAATTTATCGCTTCAATCCATCCCTGGCAACTTCTCTGGGTTTTTGCATAGGCACTGTATTTAACTACTTGTTCCAGTATCACCTGACCTTTAGAGCCAAAGGCTCACATGCCCAGGTTTTTCTCCGCTATATCATCGTCACCGTGTTAATGATGGGCGTAAACGCGGCACTATTCTGGGCCTTGACCCAGAGAGCGTCAATGCCCTATATCTATGCACAGATGCTGGCAACCATCGTCATCATGTTCTGCAATTTCGCTATTAACAGACTCTATACGTTCAGCCATATTGAGCATGAGGGGAAAATCATGAATACCATCAAAAAATACCGGATATGGCTAATATTCCTGTTGGCTTTTGTGCTGCGCTTGACCGTGTTCCTGCTGTTTCGGCCTTGGGATATCCAAGTGCAGACCGAAAGCATCCTGACCGGCGATTCCCCCCTCTATCACAGTCTCGCACAATGCATAGTCGATCACTTCAGCTTCTGCGGCGACACCTTCAGAACGCCGGGTTATCCATTCTTCATCGCAGTCTTCTACCAATTGTTCGGCACTAAACCCTGGGTGGTCTTGTTCGCGCAGATATTTGTCGATTTAGTGACGCTGTATTACGTTTTCAAAATCGGCGAACTGCTCTTCTCCAGTCGGGTCGGAATTATTGCCGCTGCGTTGTTTGCCATTGATGCCAACGCCATCATTTGGGCCGCCAATCTGTACAGCGAAAGCCTCTATGATGCTCTCCTGGCCGCCGCCCTGTACTATTACCTGTATGCACTAAAGCTGGGAAAAGGCCGCAGCTTCCTCTCCGCCGGGCTGCTGCTGGCGCTGACAGCTTTAGTCAAGCCAGTCTCCCAGTATTATTTTGTCATTTTATTGGGATGCGCCTTGGTGTGGCCGACAAAAAACCTGCTGCTCAGAACAAAATACGCGCTACTGTTCGGGCTGGCCTTTGTCATCACAATCAGCCCGTGGCTATACCGAAATTACACACTCTACGATACCGTCAAGCTGTCATCGGTACAGGGTGAGAATCTGCTGTTCTGGCAGGTAGTCTATGCCCGCGCCAAAGAAACCCATCAGCCCGCCGAGGTAATCACAGCCGCATACCTGGCACAAGCCCAAGCGTTGGGTTATTCAGGCTACTATGGACACTCGGAAACCGGCAGCCGCAATCCTTTTGTCAGCGAAGCCATTGCCCAGCACATCGCCGTCGAGTATATAAAAACCCACCCCCAGCTTTACGCCTCAAGCTTGATCAGCGGCGTGCTGCACACCTACGCCAATCTGGGTACCGCCGATATCATCAAGCGACTAGGCTTGCCGCCCACCCACCTGCCGGGCGAAGCCATGTTTGCCACCGAGAGCCAGTTCCAACTCATCGCCACCTTCTTCCAATCCAAGAGCCTGCCGGAAATCGTGGCAGGAATGATCGTACTGGTTTTGCTGCTGGTAAATTACACCACCTTCCTGATGGGATCTTATACCCTGTTCAGACAACGCCGGTTGGCGATATTAGCCCTGTTCAGCGTGAGTATTGCCTATTTCACCGCCACCGGCGGCACAATCGGCCTCGCCCGCTTCAGGCTACCCATCACCCCGCTTTACCTCCTCATCGGCGCCGTCTACATCGACCAAAAATGGCGTCAGAAATAA
- a CDS encoding Dabb family protein, producing the protein MSVLLLSVMLLLLSGQAFAEPLQHVVVIWLKQHGDAAARAQYIEASRGLAALPGVLSYQVAEPAVIKRERPNAAVDESYDVAVSASFASRAAYEDFLKNPLYLQPAMQVLRPLVDRYLIYDFGG; encoded by the coding sequence ATGAGCGTTTTGTTATTAAGTGTGATGCTGTTGTTGTTGAGTGGGCAGGCTTTTGCCGAGCCGTTACAGCATGTGGTGGTGATCTGGCTGAAGCAGCATGGGGATGCGGCGGCGCGCGCCCAGTATATTGAGGCCAGCCGGGGGCTGGCAGCGCTACCGGGGGTGTTGTCTTATCAGGTGGCGGAACCGGCGGTGATCAAGCGGGAACGGCCTAATGCGGCGGTGGATGAGTCGTATGATGTGGCGGTGTCGGCCAGTTTTGCCAGCCGGGCGGCTTATGAGGATTTTTTGAAAAATCCGTTGTATTTGCAGCCGGCTATGCAGGTGTTGAGGCCTTTGGTGGACAGGTATTTGATTTATGATTTTGGCGGGTAG
- the nirJ gene encoding heme d1 biosynthesis radical SAM protein NirJ, with product MFRLSQYMREVLHPTPLTPARKPAGPVVIWNLIRRCNLTCKHCYTTSADIDFPGELSTAEIYTVLDDLKAFKVPVLIFSGGEPLLHPDIFTISQRAKDMGFYVALSSNGTLITPDNIAQIAAINYQYIGVSLDGMQAAHDKFRQKSGSFDAALAGIRLCREHGIKAGVRYTLTQDNAADFPAMLELMDAEDIDKFYLSHLNYGGRGYKNRKDDAAFVLTRQVMDALFEQALRWEQQGLQREVVTGNNDADAVYFLHWLQRRFPERVAHVQAKLRQWGGNASGVNVANIDNLGYVHPDTFWWHYSLGNVRQRPFSAIWQDVSDPLMAGLKATPRPLLGRCGACAHQAICNGNTRVRAQQLTGSFWQEDPGCYLTDAEIGLHELIEEPA from the coding sequence ATGTTTCGATTAAGCCAGTATATGCGCGAAGTGTTGCACCCTACCCCGCTGACGCCGGCGCGGAAGCCGGCTGGGCCGGTGGTGATCTGGAATTTGATCCGGCGCTGTAATTTAACCTGCAAGCATTGTTATACCACCTCGGCTGATATTGATTTTCCGGGCGAGCTGAGTACGGCGGAAATTTATACGGTGCTGGATGATTTAAAGGCGTTTAAGGTACCGGTACTGATTTTTTCCGGTGGCGAGCCTTTGCTGCATCCGGATATCTTCACGATTTCCCAACGTGCCAAAGATATGGGTTTTTATGTGGCGCTGTCCAGTAACGGGACGCTGATTACGCCGGACAATATCGCCCAAATCGCTGCCATCAATTATCAATATATCGGCGTGAGCCTGGATGGTATGCAGGCTGCGCATGATAAGTTTCGGCAGAAATCCGGCAGTTTTGACGCGGCGCTGGCCGGTATCCGCTTGTGCCGGGAACACGGCATCAAGGCCGGGGTGCGTTATACGCTGACTCAGGACAATGCTGCGGATTTTCCGGCCATGCTGGAACTGATGGATGCTGAGGACATCGACAAGTTTTATTTGTCGCATTTGAATTATGGCGGGCGCGGTTATAAAAATCGCAAGGATGACGCGGCGTTTGTACTGACCCGACAGGTGATGGATGCTTTGTTTGAGCAGGCGCTGCGCTGGGAGCAGCAAGGGCTACAGCGTGAGGTGGTGACGGGTAATAATGATGCGGATGCGGTGTATTTTCTGCATTGGCTGCAACGGCGGTTTCCTGAGCGGGTGGCGCATGTACAGGCCAAGTTGCGGCAATGGGGCGGCAATGCTTCGGGGGTGAATGTGGCTAATATCGATAATCTGGGCTATGTGCATCCAGACACTTTCTGGTGGCATTATTCGCTGGGTAATGTCCGGCAGCGGCCGTTTTCGGCGATCTGGCAGGATGTGTCCGACCCGTTGATGGCGGGGCTGAAGGCTACGCCGCGGCCACTGTTGGGGCGTTGCGGCGCCTGTGCGCATCAAGCGATTTGTAACGGCAATACCAGGGTGCGGGCGCAGCAGTTGACCGGCAGTTTCTGGCAGGAAGATCCGGGCTGTTATTTGACCGATGCCGAGATTGGTTTGCATGAGTTGATAGAGGAGCCGGCATGA
- a CDS encoding AsnC family transcriptional regulator, whose translation MQLDAIDRQIIQATQAGLPLVAEPYLALAESLGLTAAEVMQRLTAMLDGGVIRRIGAVPNHYRLGYKHNGMTVWDVDDAEIDRLGAAVAALSFVSHCYRRPRHLPDWPYNLFAMVHGKTAAEAEAQVAQIAVLLGADCRRHEVLYSSRILKKTGLRLS comes from the coding sequence ATGCAGCTTGATGCGATAGACCGGCAGATTATCCAGGCTACTCAAGCCGGGTTGCCATTGGTGGCCGAGCCGTATCTGGCCTTGGCGGAAAGCTTGGGTTTGACGGCTGCCGAGGTGATGCAGCGGCTGACGGCGATGCTGGACGGGGGCGTGATCCGCCGCATCGGTGCGGTGCCGAATCATTACCGGCTGGGCTATAAGCATAATGGTATGACGGTGTGGGATGTGGATGATGCCGAGATCGACAGGTTGGGGGCGGCGGTGGCGGCGCTGAGCTTTGTCAGCCATTGTTACCGGCGGCCCCGGCATTTGCCGGACTGGCCGTATAATCTGTTTGCCATGGTGCATGGCAAGACGGCGGCTGAGGCCGAGGCGCAGGTAGCGCAGATTGCGGTTTTGCTGGGGGCGGATTGTCGGCGGCATGAGGTTTTGTATAGTAGCCGGATTTTGAAGAAGACTGGGTTGAGGTTATCTTGA
- a CDS encoding AsnC family transcriptional regulator encodes MDELDKAIINRLQTGLPICPAPYAQVAVELGISTELLLERLQQQLDSGLLTRFGPMYHAEQMGGALSLAAMQVPEARFAEVTDIVNAFVEVAHNYAREHSLNMWFVLATERPEQVGEVLAAISAQTGLTVFNMPKLNEYYVGLQLEA; translated from the coding sequence ATGGATGAGTTGGACAAGGCGATTATCAATCGCTTGCAAACAGGCCTGCCGATTTGCCCGGCACCTTATGCCCAGGTAGCTGTGGAATTGGGCATAAGCACCGAACTGTTGCTGGAGCGGCTGCAACAGCAGTTGGACAGCGGCTTGTTGACGCGGTTTGGCCCGATGTATCACGCCGAGCAAATGGGCGGCGCGTTGTCGCTGGCGGCCATGCAGGTGCCGGAAGCGCGCTTTGCCGAAGTGACCGATATCGTCAATGCTTTTGTGGAAGTGGCGCATAATTACGCCCGCGAACACAGTCTGAATATGTGGTTTGTGCTGGCTACAGAACGGCCGGAACAGGTTGGCGAGGTATTGGCGGCGATTAGCGCACAAACCGGTTTGACGGTGTTTAATATGCCCAAACTCAATGAATATTATGTGGGTTTGCAACTGGAGGCCTGA
- a CDS encoding AsnC family transcriptional regulator, which yields MIDAVDYQLIAAVQHGLPITARPYAAIAAQLGIGETEVIERLQVLRQLGLIKRWGVVVKHRQLGYQANAMIVLDVPDQQVEALGRQISSYAFINLCYQRPRQGERWPYNLYCMIHGKSRDTVLQQWAELVTGCGLGGFGKEILFSRRCFKQRGAVYQSAAQQLEPAHG from the coding sequence ATGATTGACGCAGTGGATTATCAATTAATTGCCGCCGTGCAGCACGGCCTGCCGATTACGGCCCGGCCTTATGCGGCGATAGCCGCGCAACTGGGCATCGGCGAAACCGAGGTGATCGAACGCTTGCAGGTGTTGCGGCAGTTGGGCCTGATTAAACGCTGGGGGGTGGTGGTGAAGCACCGGCAACTGGGTTATCAGGCTAATGCCATGATAGTGCTGGATGTTCCGGATCAACAGGTGGAAGCACTGGGCCGGCAAATCAGCAGTTATGCTTTTATTAATTTATGTTATCAGCGGCCGCGCCAGGGTGAGCGCTGGCCCTATAATCTGTATTGTATGATCCACGGTAAAAGTCGGGACACGGTGTTGCAGCAATGGGCGGAGCTGGTGACCGGTTGCGGCTTGGGCGGATTTGGCAAAGAAATTTTATTCAGCCGGCGCTGTTTCAAACAACGCGGCGCGGTGTATCAGTCGGCGGCGCAGCAACTGGAGCCGGCACATGGATGA
- a CDS encoding Lrp/AsnC family transcriptional regulator has product MLPPLYKQLLNDYQQDFPLSPRPYLDIAEQLGVSEAEVLAAFEALSEQQLISRIGPVIAPNNIGSSALVAMQVPPPELQRVADLISRYPEVNHNYERENRFNLWFVLIGRDADHLQALLADIEQRSGLKTMPLPMLADFYINLGFELNLHD; this is encoded by the coding sequence ATGCTGCCACCGCTGTACAAACAGTTGCTGAATGATTATCAGCAGGATTTTCCGTTAAGCCCCAGGCCGTATCTGGACATCGCTGAGCAGTTGGGGGTGTCGGAAGCTGAAGTGCTGGCAGCGTTTGAGGCGCTGAGTGAACAGCAGCTGATCAGCCGCATCGGCCCGGTGATTGCGCCAAACAATATAGGCAGCAGTGCGCTGGTGGCGATGCAGGTGCCGCCGCCGGAACTGCAGCGGGTGGCGGATTTGATCAGCCGTTATCCTGAAGTGAATCATAATTATGAACGGGAAAACCGCTTTAATCTGTGGTTTGTGCTGATAGGCCGGGATGCCGATCATTTGCAGGCCTTGCTGGCCGATATTGAGCAGCGCAGCGGGCTGAAAACCATGCCGTTGCCGATGCTGGCGGATTTTTATATCAATCTGGGTTTTGAACTGAATTTGCATGATTGA